Proteins found in one Seonamhaeicola sp. S2-3 genomic segment:
- a CDS encoding SDR family oxidoreductase — translation MNLNLNNKNALVCGSTQGIGKATAIALAQEGVNVTLVARNREKLKAVLAELPQHRNHSYIVADFSKPRELQEQVIKFIDKNYGFHIVVNNTGGPRSGDILNASLDEFENAFTMHIKCNHVLAQATIPFMKKEQFGRIINIISTSVKEPIPMLGVSNTIRGAVGNWSKTLSIEVAPFGITVNNVLPGFTETERLHEIIKIKATIEEKTPDEMAEIMKNYTPAKRFAKPEEVANAVVFLASDCAGYINGINIPVDGGRTKSL, via the coding sequence ATGAATTTAAACTTAAATAACAAAAATGCCCTAGTATGTGGTAGCACACAAGGTATTGGTAAAGCTACTGCTATTGCATTAGCTCAAGAAGGTGTTAATGTAACTCTTGTTGCTAGAAATAGAGAAAAATTAAAAGCTGTTTTAGCTGAATTACCGCAACACAGAAATCATAGTTATATAGTTGCTGATTTTTCTAAACCTAGAGAATTACAGGAACAGGTTATAAAGTTTATTGATAAAAACTACGGATTTCATATTGTTGTAAACAACACAGGCGGCCCAAGAAGTGGCGATATTTTAAATGCTAGTTTAGATGAGTTTGAAAACGCCTTTACTATGCACATTAAATGCAATCATGTATTAGCACAAGCTACCATTCCTTTTATGAAAAAAGAACAGTTTGGTAGAATTATTAATATTATTTCTACCTCTGTTAAAGAACCCATTCCTATGCTAGGAGTTAGCAATACCATTAGAGGTGCCGTGGGTAATTGGAGTAAAACCTTATCTATTGAAGTAGCACCCTTTGGCATAACAGTAAATAATGTTTTACCTGGCTTTACAGAAACTGAAAGACTCCATGAAATTATTAAAATTAAAGCCACTATTGAAGAAAAAACACCTGATGAAATGGCTGAAATAATGAAAAATTACACCCCAGCAAAGCGGTTTGCTAAACCAGAAGAAGTAGCCAATGCTGTAGTGTTTTTAGCTAGTGATTGCGCTGGCTATATTAACGGAATTAACATACCTGTTGATGGTGGACGAACAAAAAGTTTGTAA
- a CDS encoding NAD(P)/FAD-dependent oxidoreductase: protein MHKKQNILIIGAGLCGSLLALRLGQRGFNVTVFEKRPDLRKVDISAGRSINLAFSNRGNKAMKLVGLESKVKQLCIPMDGRMIHDIHGNTFQSNYSGRDHEYINSISRSDLNALLLNEAEKHENVNIYFNKKCKSVNFEKTTALFKDYQTKNEFIEDADVIIATDGAGSVMRKSYYLGKKFLFSFSQNYLTHGYKELSILPKLNGGYKIHKNALHIWPRGSFMLIALPNLDGSFTVTLFLSYDEGEYNFSNLTTEAKVLEFFQKEFPDALAVMPNLLDDFFTNPTAPLGTIKCSPWHYKGNTLLMGDAAHAIVPFYGQGMNAAFEDVVVLDTILDQHKNNWETIFKAYESARKKDTDAIADLAIDNFHEMKDHVANPIFQEKRKIEMALEKEFPKDYASKYSLVTFNENTGYREAMLKGRAQDKAILNMLADNSISIKDDINIILEKVKKETEAILEDDRIAGLK from the coding sequence ATGCATAAAAAACAAAACATACTCATTATAGGCGCTGGTTTATGTGGCTCCTTATTAGCCTTACGTTTAGGGCAACGTGGTTTTAATGTTACCGTTTTTGAAAAACGTCCAGACCTTAGAAAAGTTGATATTTCTGCAGGTAGATCTATAAATTTAGCATTTTCTAACCGTGGTAATAAAGCCATGAAGCTTGTTGGTTTAGAAAGCAAAGTAAAACAACTTTGTATCCCCATGGATGGGCGGATGATTCACGATATTCATGGCAACACCTTTCAATCAAATTACAGCGGTAGAGATCATGAATACATCAACTCCATTTCTAGAAGCGATTTAAACGCGCTCCTTTTAAATGAAGCCGAAAAACATGAAAATGTAAACATTTATTTCAATAAAAAGTGTAAATCGGTAAACTTTGAAAAAACAACAGCTCTTTTTAAAGATTATCAAACAAAAAATGAGTTTATTGAAGATGCCGATGTAATTATTGCCACAGACGGTGCGGGTTCTGTAATGCGTAAAAGTTACTATTTGGGTAAAAAATTCTTGTTTAGTTTTTCTCAAAACTATTTAACACATGGATACAAAGAACTCAGTATTTTACCTAAGTTAAATGGCGGATATAAAATTCATAAAAACGCACTTCATATTTGGCCTCGTGGTAGTTTTATGCTCATTGCTCTGCCAAATTTAGATGGTAGTTTTACGGTTACCTTATTTTTAAGTTATGATGAAGGTGAATATAATTTTAGCAATCTAACAACTGAAGCTAAGGTTTTAGAGTTTTTTCAAAAAGAGTTTCCAGATGCATTAGCGGTAATGCCCAATTTGTTAGATGATTTTTTCACCAATCCAACAGCGCCTTTGGGTACCATAAAATGTTCGCCTTGGCACTACAAAGGCAATACCCTTTTAATGGGTGATGCAGCCCACGCCATTGTGCCTTTTTATGGTCAAGGCATGAATGCTGCCTTTGAAGATGTGGTTGTGTTAGATACAATTTTAGATCAACATAAAAACAATTGGGAAACTATTTTTAAAGCCTACGAAAGCGCCAGAAAAAAAGACACCGATGCCATTGCAGATTTAGCTATAGACAATTTTCATGAAATGAAAGATCATGTTGCTAATCCTATATTTCAAGAAAAACGCAAAATAGAAATGGCTTTAGAAAAGGAATTTCCAAAAGATTACGCATCAAAATATAGTTTAGTAACTTTTAATGAAAACACAGGTTATAGAGAGGCAATGCTAAAAGGACGTGCACAAGATAAAGCCATTTTAAACATGTTAGCTGATAATAGTATTTCTATAAAAGACGACATAAACATTATTTTAGAAAAAGTAAAAAAAGAAACCGAAGCCATTCTTGAAGACGACAGAATAGCTGGACTTAAATAA
- the kynU gene encoding kynureninase encodes MSTYKLGLDYALKLDQNDSLAHFRNKFYLPKDKEGNEFIYMTGNSLGLQPKQTKAYVNQELEDWANLGVEGHFEAKNPWLSYHEFLTKSMAKVVGAKPIEVVVMNTLTANLHFMMVSFYKPTKTRYKILIESDAFPSDKYAVESQLRHHGFDDKEGLILWKPRKNEELLRYEDLENILNQHGNEIALIMIGGVNYYTGQFFNLKRITELGHKHGCMVGFDCAHGAGNVKLNLHDSGADFAVWCTYKYLNAGPGSLAGCFVHEKHAYKKDLNRFTGWWSHNKNTRFNMRDEFDQLPGAEGWQLSNPPILSMAAIKASLDLFDEVGFDKLVEKSKKLTGYLEFLLKNLGEDVIKIITPKNPNERGCQLSIQVKKADKTLHNKLTKAGVISDWREPDVIRCAPVPLYNSFKDVYYLVERLKAILNA; translated from the coding sequence TTGTCTACTTATAAATTAGGTCTTGATTATGCTTTAAAACTAGACCAAAATGATTCCTTAGCGCATTTTAGAAATAAATTTTATCTTCCAAAAGACAAAGAAGGAAATGAATTTATTTACATGACAGGCAACTCTTTAGGGCTTCAACCCAAACAAACTAAAGCCTATGTAAATCAAGAGCTTGAAGATTGGGCTAATTTAGGTGTTGAAGGGCATTTTGAAGCTAAAAATCCGTGGCTATCATACCATGAGTTTTTAACCAAAAGTATGGCTAAAGTGGTTGGAGCAAAACCCATTGAAGTGGTGGTAATGAATACCCTTACTGCCAACCTTCATTTTATGATGGTCTCATTTTACAAACCCACAAAAACACGTTACAAAATTCTTATTGAAAGTGATGCGTTTCCTTCTGATAAATACGCCGTAGAGTCACAATTACGCCATCACGGGTTTGATGATAAAGAAGGACTTATTTTATGGAAACCTAGAAAAAATGAAGAACTTCTTCGCTATGAAGATTTAGAAAACATTTTAAACCAACATGGTAACGAAATAGCCCTAATAATGATTGGTGGTGTTAATTATTATACTGGTCAGTTTTTCAATTTAAAACGCATTACAGAACTTGGGCATAAACATGGTTGTATGGTAGGGTTTGATTGTGCTCATGGTGCTGGCAACGTTAAACTTAACTTACATGATTCTGGAGCAGATTTTGCCGTTTGGTGTACCTATAAATATTTAAATGCGGGCCCCGGAAGTTTAGCCGGATGCTTTGTACATGAAAAACATGCTTATAAAAAAGATTTAAACCGTTTTACAGGTTGGTGGAGCCATAACAAAAACACACGTTTTAATATGCGAGATGAATTTGACCAACTTCCAGGTGCCGAAGGTTGGCAATTAAGCAACCCTCCTATTTTATCAATGGCAGCCATAAAAGCATCGTTAGATTTATTTGATGAAGTAGGGTTTGATAAACTTGTGGAAAAATCTAAAAAATTAACAGGATACTTAGAATTTTTACTAAAAAATTTGGGTGAAGATGTTATAAAAATTATAACACCAAAAAACCCCAATGAACGCGGTTGCCAATTATCTATTCAGGTTAAAAAAGCCGATAAAACATTACACAACAAATTAACCAAAGCTGGTGTAATAAGTGATTGGCGAGAACCCGATGTCATCCGTTGTGCTCCAGTTCCTTTATATAATTCTTTTAAAGATGTTTATTATTTAGTTGAACGATTGAAAGCTATTTTAAATGCATAA
- the msrA gene encoding peptide-methionine (S)-S-oxide reductase MsrA, which translates to MKTLIALLVITLCFNCKNNAQTNQKQESVIKAKPVEVPIQNGKARAYFASGCFWCVEAIYESVKGVDESISGYAGGHTDYPTYEASNTGRTGHAETVEIIYDPNIVSFETLVDVYFASQNPTQVNGQGPDHGSQYRSIIFYQNEAQKQIILKKKAALAKKLNAKIAAEVYPFQKFWVAEDYHQNFERLHPNHPYIQGTSIPRLNKFKSKFPKELLKEAH; encoded by the coding sequence ATGAAAACCTTAATAGCCCTTTTAGTTATCACTTTATGTTTTAATTGCAAAAACAATGCACAAACAAATCAAAAGCAAGAAAGCGTTATTAAGGCTAAACCTGTTGAAGTTCCTATACAAAACGGAAAAGCCAGAGCTTATTTTGCTAGTGGCTGCTTTTGGTGTGTAGAGGCTATTTATGAAAGTGTTAAAGGTGTAGATGAATCAATATCTGGTTACGCAGGCGGACATACAGATTACCCTACCTATGAAGCCAGCAATACAGGGCGCACAGGGCATGCAGAAACTGTTGAAATTATTTACGACCCCAATATTGTAAGTTTTGAAACTTTAGTTGATGTTTATTTTGCATCACAAAACCCAACACAGGTAAATGGTCAAGGTCCAGATCATGGTTCTCAATACCGTTCTATTATTTTTTACCAAAACGAAGCACAAAAACAAATTATTTTAAAAAAGAAAGCGGCTTTAGCTAAAAAATTAAATGCTAAAATAGCTGCTGAAGTATATCCGTTTCAAAAGTTTTGGGTAGCCGAAGATTACCATCAAAATTTTGAACGCTTACACCCTAACCACCCTTATATTCAAGGCACATCAATACCACGTTTAAATAAGTTTAAGTCTAAATTCCCTAAAGAATTACTTAAAGAAGCTCATTAA
- a CDS encoding glycosyltransferase family 2 protein, producing MQLQYSFIIPVYNRPDEIKELLQSFKELKTNTPFEIVIVEDGSSITSKKVVELFNEQLNISYYFKENSGPGDSRNYGMQKAKGNYFIILDSDVILPKNYLTAVEKSLSENYVDCFGGPDAAHESFSNLQKAINFSMTSFITTGGIRGNKNSVNTFQPRSFNMGISKKAFNASKGFGYIHPGEDPDLSIRLWNLGFKTKLIPEAKVYHKRRISWSKFYTQVNKFGLVRPILNKWHPSTKKITYWFPTMFCIGFVLALVLFLFNFKGGFYLYLLYFVLAFVLALINTKSLIVSVQAIVAICIQFVGYGYGFLKSTWAVGVLNKDPETYFPKLFFKR from the coding sequence ATGCAATTACAGTATTCATTTATAATTCCGGTATATAACAGACCTGACGAAATTAAAGAACTTCTACAAAGCTTTAAGGAACTTAAAACCAATACACCTTTTGAAATTGTTATTGTAGAAGATGGCTCATCAATTACTTCAAAAAAAGTGGTAGAGCTATTTAATGAACAACTTAACATTTCATATTATTTTAAAGAAAATTCAGGTCCGGGAGATTCACGTAATTACGGTATGCAAAAAGCAAAGGGCAATTACTTTATTATACTAGATAGCGATGTTATTTTACCCAAAAACTACCTTACAGCGGTAGAAAAAAGTTTGTCAGAAAACTATGTAGATTGCTTTGGCGGACCGGACGCAGCTCATGAATCTTTTTCCAATCTTCAAAAAGCTATAAACTTCTCTATGACTTCATTTATCACTACTGGTGGTATAAGAGGAAACAAAAATAGTGTAAATACCTTTCAACCTAGAAGTTTTAATATGGGTATTTCAAAAAAGGCGTTTAATGCTTCAAAAGGTTTTGGGTACATTCACCCCGGTGAAGATCCCGATTTGTCTATTAGACTTTGGAATTTAGGTTTTAAAACCAAACTCATTCCAGAGGCTAAAGTGTATCATAAACGCAGAATTTCATGGTCTAAATTTTATACTCAAGTTAATAAATTTGGACTAGTAAGACCCATTTTAAACAAATGGCATCCTTCAACTAAAAAAATAACATATTGGTTTCCAACTATGTTTTGTATTGGTTTTGTGTTGGCTTTAGTGCTCTTTTTGTTCAATTTTAAAGGGGGCTTTTATTTATATTTATTGTACTTTGTATTAGCTTTTGTATTGGCTTTAATAAATACAAAAAGTTTAATAGTTTCTGTACAGGCTATAGTGGCAATTTGCATTCAATTTGTAGGGTATGGGTATGGGTTTTTAAAATCTACTTGGGCTGTTGGTGTATTAAATAAAGATCCAGAAACGTATTTCCCTAAATTGTTTTTTAAACGGTAA
- a CDS encoding CdaR family protein: MIKKIKSEISASIKNKRINVFLLFLLFSFVILIFSKLSKDYTNTIAFKIDKVNVPKEQVILNDSATLDITLKTHGFKWLNYYFKKPKVTIDFSKDVTKKDSRYIYNKSKAYLNNTQFDKQVEILSISPDTLIFRYDVNMVKKVPVKLKGNIKFSAGYNTNNPILLEPDSITVIGPHVLVSKIEYLETKEIVLNDIRTNLNEKVPIQLPDNSLDLKFSNTSVNLKATVEKFTEGTLKIPVKIINIPKGVKLKYFPKEVNVSYYVSLNNFSTIKVNDFNVVCDYAKITSNQSVLVPELVSYPSIVKNAKINQHQIEFIITK; the protein is encoded by the coding sequence ATGATAAAAAAAATAAAATCAGAAATATCAGCATCCATTAAGAATAAAAGAATAAATGTTTTTCTATTATTCTTGTTGTTTTCGTTTGTAATTTTAATTTTTTCTAAGTTATCAAAAGATTATACCAATACAATTGCATTTAAAATAGATAAAGTAAATGTTCCTAAAGAACAAGTTATTTTAAATGATTCTGCAACGTTAGATATAACACTTAAAACACATGGTTTTAAATGGCTTAATTATTATTTTAAAAAACCTAAAGTAACTATTGATTTTTCTAAAGATGTAACCAAAAAGGACTCAAGATACATATACAATAAATCTAAAGCTTATTTAAATAATACCCAATTTGACAAACAAGTTGAAATATTAAGCATATCTCCAGACACACTAATTTTTAGATATGATGTTAATATGGTAAAAAAAGTTCCTGTTAAGTTAAAAGGTAATATAAAATTTAGTGCAGGTTATAATACTAATAATCCAATTTTGTTAGAACCAGACTCTATTACCGTAATAGGTCCGCATGTTTTGGTTTCTAAAATAGAATATTTAGAAACTAAAGAAATTGTATTAAATGATATTAGAACTAATTTAAATGAGAAAGTGCCAATACAACTGCCAGACAACAGTTTAGATTTAAAATTTTCTAATACCTCTGTAAACTTAAAAGCAACAGTAGAAAAATTCACAGAAGGTACTTTAAAAATACCTGTTAAGATTATTAATATTCCAAAGGGTGTTAAGTTAAAATATTTTCCTAAAGAGGTTAACGTATCATATTATGTGAGCCTAAATAACTTTAGTACTATAAAGGTTAATGACTTTAATGTGGTTTGTGATTATGCAAAAATAACAAGTAACCAATCGGTTTTGGTTCCAGAATTAGTTTCATATCCAAGCATAGTTAAAAATGCCAAAATCAATCAGCATCAAATAGAATTTATAATTACAAAATGA
- the coaE gene encoding dephospho-CoA kinase (Dephospho-CoA kinase (CoaE) performs the final step in coenzyme A biosynthesis.) — protein MIIVGLTGGIGSGKTTIAKHFKSLGVPVYIADEEAKKLMNKSKVIKRKLIQLFGAQAYINGKLNKPFIANIIFNDKLYLQKMNAIVHPRVARHFEKWTLKQEAPYVIKEVAILFENGGHKQCDFVITVTAPKEIRVKRLLKRDNTTKEKIEAIMKNQWTDAEKIKLSDFVVENIKLQNALNQADSIHKKLLKKIA, from the coding sequence ATGATTATTGTAGGGTTAACAGGAGGCATAGGAAGCGGTAAAACTACAATTGCTAAACATTTTAAAAGTTTAGGAGTTCCAGTTTATATTGCCGATGAAGAAGCTAAAAAGCTAATGAACAAGTCTAAAGTTATTAAACGAAAACTTATTCAGCTTTTTGGAGCGCAAGCTTACATTAATGGTAAACTCAATAAGCCTTTTATTGCTAATATTATTTTTAATGATAAGTTGTATTTACAAAAAATGAATGCCATTGTGCACCCTAGAGTTGCTAGACATTTTGAAAAGTGGACTTTAAAACAAGAAGCACCATATGTAATTAAAGAAGTAGCTATCTTGTTTGAGAACGGAGGGCATAAACAATGTGATTTTGTTATAACCGTAACAGCCCCAAAAGAAATAAGAGTAAAAAGGCTTTTAAAAAGAGACAATACTACTAAAGAAAAAATAGAAGCCATCATGAAAAATCAATGGACTGATGCAGAAAAAATAAAACTATCAGATTTTGTTGTAGAAAACATTAAACTACAAAACGCACTAAATCAAGCGGATAGTATTCATAAAAAACTTTTAAAAAAAATTGCCTAA
- a CDS encoding sensor histidine kinase KdpD: MSKRKFILLVILMSLSLIGIIFVQAYFINDSVKNEKERFNFNVNNALYYVSNTIETNELDEKFETYQKLISQENEVDSTAVSQLFIYQENNNTKEALIYRSGVLEENYKLTSSLFDIGLDSVAIQRITGTSNLEVYKGDDLISDKDLSKSKNPIINIMNSGRIKEAEKNYFEKNFKAWAKTIPIHKRVSKEVIEDMLSKKLKEDNIDLDFEFAIYGNGLATKVQSENFENNEESTFKVPVFYDENNQSQYKLLVNFPNDKSFILSSIIGMILLSIVFTSIIVIAYSSALYQLIKQRKISEIKTDFINNMTHEFKTPIATINLALDAIRNPAIIDDKDKVKRYLLMIKEENKRMHAQVENVLRISKLEKNELNISKDRVRLHDLIEDAITHVQLIVEDRQGYIKTFLDASKSSVLANETHFTNVIVNILDNAIKYSPDAPKIEVYTENVGTNILLKIKDHGSGMSKAAAKRVFEKFYREHTGNIHNVKGHGLGLAYVKRIVDDHQGYVSVESEKGKGSTFIIKLPLIS, from the coding sequence ATGAGTAAAAGAAAATTTATCCTATTGGTAATTTTAATGAGTCTATCTTTAATAGGGATAATTTTCGTTCAAGCGTATTTTATAAACGATTCTGTTAAAAATGAAAAAGAACGTTTTAATTTTAATGTAAATAATGCGCTTTATTATGTTTCTAATACCATAGAAACTAATGAGCTTGATGAAAAATTTGAAACTTACCAAAAATTAATTTCTCAAGAAAATGAAGTTGATTCAACGGCAGTTTCGCAATTATTTATTTATCAAGAAAACAATAATACAAAAGAAGCGCTTATTTATAGAAGTGGAGTTTTAGAAGAAAACTATAAATTAACTTCGTCGCTCTTTGACATCGGTTTAGATAGTGTTGCAATTCAAAGAATTACGGGAACATCAAATTTAGAAGTTTATAAAGGAGATGACTTGATAAGTGATAAAGATTTAAGTAAAAGTAAAAATCCTATTATAAACATTATGAATAGTGGTAGGATTAAAGAAGCTGAAAAAAATTACTTTGAAAAGAATTTTAAAGCTTGGGCAAAAACCATTCCTATTCATAAAAGGGTTTCAAAAGAAGTTATAGAAGACATGTTGTCTAAAAAACTAAAAGAAGATAACATTGATTTAGACTTTGAATTTGCCATTTACGGAAACGGTTTAGCAACCAAAGTACAGAGTGAAAACTTTGAAAATAATGAAGAGTCTACATTTAAAGTACCTGTGTTTTATGATGAAAACAATCAAAGTCAATATAAACTTTTAGTAAATTTCCCTAATGATAAAAGTTTTATTTTATCATCTATTATTGGCATGATTTTGCTATCAATAGTGTTTACGTCAATTATAGTAATAGCATACTCAAGTGCATTGTACCAGCTTATAAAACAGCGTAAGATATCTGAAATAAAAACAGATTTCATTAATAATATGACACATGAGTTTAAAACACCTATAGCCACCATTAATTTGGCTTTAGATGCTATAAGAAATCCTGCAATAATTGATGATAAAGACAAAGTAAAACGTTATCTTTTAATGATTAAAGAAGAAAACAAGCGTATGCACGCTCAAGTTGAAAACGTTTTAAGAATATCTAAACTAGAAAAAAATGAACTAAATATTAGTAAAGACAGGGTAAGGTTACATGATTTAATAGAAGATGCTATTACGCATGTACAACTTATTGTAGAAGACAGACAAGGTTATATAAAAACCTTTTTAGATGCTAGTAAATCATCAGTCTTAGCAAATGAAACCCACTTTACCAATGTTATAGTTAACATACTGGATAATGCTATTAAGTATTCTCCAGATGCACCAAAAATAGAAGTATATACAGAAAATGTTGGTACCAACATTTTACTAAAAATAAAAGATCATGGTAGCGGTATGAGTAAAGCAGCTGCCAAACGTGTGTTCGAAAAATTTTACAGAGAACACACCGGAAATATACATAACGTAAAAGGTCATGGATTAGGTTTAGCTTACGTTAAACGTATTGTAGATGATCATCAAGGTTATGTTTCAGTAGAAAGTGAAAAAGGAAAAGGAAGCACTTTTATAATTAAGCTTCCCTTAATATCATAA
- a CDS encoding response regulator transcription factor: MEEQKKRILLVEDDPNFGTVLKDYLMMNDYEVTHAKNGMEGFEKFKKDDFDLCILDVMMPYKDGFTLAKEIREKNTDVPIIFLTAKTMKEDVLKGYKVGADDYLNKPFDSEVLLMKIKAIIQRKATETISDSKQFEFKIGKFHLNSKLRFLRFNGGEPVKLSPKENELLRLLALHENDLMPRELALTKIWRDDNYFTSRSMDVYIAKLRKYLKLDEKVEILNIHGEGFRLVVNE; encoded by the coding sequence ATGGAAGAACAAAAAAAACGAATTTTATTAGTAGAAGACGACCCTAACTTCGGAACCGTTCTTAAAGACTATTTAATGATGAATGACTATGAGGTAACTCATGCAAAGAACGGAATGGAAGGTTTTGAGAAATTTAAAAAAGACGATTTCGATTTGTGTATTCTAGATGTAATGATGCCCTATAAAGATGGTTTTACATTGGCTAAAGAAATTAGAGAGAAAAATACCGATGTACCTATAATATTTTTAACCGCTAAGACAATGAAAGAAGATGTTTTAAAAGGGTATAAAGTAGGTGCAGATGACTATTTAAACAAGCCTTTTGATAGCGAAGTACTTTTAATGAAAATAAAAGCAATCATACAACGTAAAGCCACAGAAACCATTTCTGATAGTAAACAATTTGAGTTTAAAATAGGTAAATTTCATTTAAACTCTAAACTACGTTTCTTACGTTTTAATGGTGGCGAACCCGTTAAATTATCGCCTAAAGAAAATGAATTGTTACGTTTGTTAGCATTACATGAAAACGACTTAATGCCACGAGAATTAGCATTAACAAAAATTTGGAGAGACGATAATTATTTCACATCGCGTAGTATGGATGTATACATTGCCAAATTACGTAAGTACCTAAAACTTGACGAAAAAGTAGAAATACTTAACATTCATGGTGAAGGTTTTAGGCTTGTTGTAAACGAATAA
- the mazG gene encoding nucleoside triphosphate pyrophosphohydrolase, which produces MNSRQDQLQAFDRLLTIMDELRVQCPWDKKQTMETLRHLTIEETYELGDAILDNNLEEVKKELGDVLLHIVFYSKIGSETNDFDIADVCNQICEKLISRHPHIYGNVDVENEDDVKRNWENLKLKEGNKSVLQGVPKSLPALVKANRIQEKVAGVGFDWEKPEQVWEKVQEELQEFQHEIKLGNKDAMESEFGDVMFSMVNYARFLNINPENALERTNKKFSKRFQYLEEKAKSLNKPLKDMTLAEMDVFWEEAKKL; this is translated from the coding sequence ATGAACAGCAGACAAGACCAATTACAAGCTTTTGATAGATTGTTAACTATAATGGATGAATTACGAGTGCAATGTCCGTGGGATAAAAAACAAACCATGGAAACACTAAGGCATCTTACCATAGAAGAGACTTATGAGCTTGGAGACGCTATTTTAGATAATAATTTAGAAGAGGTAAAGAAAGAATTAGGAGATGTGTTACTGCACATAGTATTTTATTCTAAAATTGGTAGTGAAACTAATGATTTTGATATAGCCGATGTTTGCAATCAAATTTGTGAAAAACTTATAAGTAGGCATCCGCATATTTATGGCAATGTTGATGTTGAAAATGAAGACGATGTAAAACGCAACTGGGAAAATTTAAAATTAAAAGAAGGAAATAAAAGTGTACTTCAAGGAGTACCTAAAAGTTTACCAGCTTTGGTTAAAGCTAACCGTATTCAAGAAAAAGTAGCAGGTGTAGGTTTTGATTGGGAAAAACCAGAACAAGTTTGGGAAAAAGTTCAGGAAGAATTACAAGAATTTCAGCACGAAATTAAGTTAGGAAATAAAGACGCTATGGAAAGTGAATTTGGAGATGTTATGTTCTCTATGGTTAATTATGCCCGATTTTTAAATATAAACCCAGAAAACGCGTTAGAGCGTACTAACAAAAAATTCTCTAAACGCTTTCAATATTTAGAAGAAAAAGCCAAATCTTTAAACAAGCCATTAAAAGATATGACGCTTGCTGAAATGGATGTGTTTTGGGAAGAAGCCAAGAAACTTTAA
- a CDS encoding GNAT family N-acetyltransferase, giving the protein MIIKTFDAFSRLSIIDINSITNFIYDNSGTFKDSKSAILKSIKYAAKELPGLGGYVFVMEDRNEILGAVVVNRTGMNEYLSENILVYLAVKKGFRKKGIAKKLIKHTIKYCKGDIAIHINKDNPVIGLFENQGFKARNIEMRLER; this is encoded by the coding sequence ATGATTATAAAAACCTTTGATGCCTTTTCAAGGCTATCAATAATTGATATTAATAGTATCACAAACTTTATATACGATAATTCTGGAACATTTAAAGATTCTAAAAGTGCCATACTAAAGTCTATTAAGTATGCAGCTAAAGAACTACCTGGTTTAGGCGGTTACGTGTTTGTTATGGAAGATAGAAATGAAATTCTAGGAGCTGTTGTAGTAAACAGAACCGGTATGAATGAATACCTCTCAGAAAACATATTAGTGTATTTAGCTGTAAAAAAAGGTTTTAGAAAAAAAGGAATTGCCAAAAAACTAATTAAACATACCATAAAGTATTGTAAAGGAGATATAGCAATACATATTAATAAAGACAATCCTGTAATAGGCTTATTTGAAAATCAAGGTTTTAAAGCAAGAAATATAGAAATGCGATTAGAGCGATAA